Proteins encoded within one genomic window of Humulus lupulus chromosome 1, drHumLupu1.1, whole genome shotgun sequence:
- the LOC133828749 gene encoding uncharacterized protein LOC133828749, with protein MSQPQVYQEKTNELQAALLTLTNTQTQFMTETRASIKNMESQVGQLASMLNNIPQGNFPSTVLNPMEQCNAISLRSGRELEKLAKMTIRLQKVVDEKKDKVEEEANESLDKKQSPVSFKHHIKIPYPQRLEKKMLDKQFSKFLDVFSKLHINIPFAEAFEQMLSYVKFMKEILS; from the coding sequence ATGTCACAACCACAAGTTTATCAAGAAAAGACTAATGAATTACAAGCTGCATTGTTGACCTTGACTAATACTCAAACTCAGTTCATGACTGAAACTAGAGCATCCATAAAAAATATGGAGAGTCAAGTTGGTCAATTGGCAAGTATGTTGAATAACATACCACAAGGGAATTTTCCTAGTACTGTATTGAACCCAATGGAGCAATGCAATGCGATATCATTGAGGAGTGGTAGGGAATTAGAAAAGCTAGCCAAGATGACTATTCGGTTACAAAAAGTGGTTGATGAGAAGAAGGATAAGGTGGAAGAAGAGGCTAATGAAAGCCTCGATAAGAAGCAGTCACCTGTGAGTTTTAAGCACCACATCAAAatcccatatcctcagaggctggAAAAGAAGATGCTTGACAAGCAGTTTTCCAAGTTCTTAGATGTTTTTTCAAAACTTCACATCAACATTCCCTTTGCTGAGGCATTTGAACAAATGCTGAGTTatgtgaagttcatgaaggaaATATTGTCGTAG